One window from the genome of Thiobacter sp. AK1 encodes:
- the ftsZ gene encoding cell division protein FtsZ, which produces MFEILDSQSQDAVIKVIGVGGCGGNAVDHMIESGLTGVEFIAANTDAQALAKSRASSKLQIGASITKGLGAGANPEIGREAALEDREAIAEAIDGADMLFITAGMGGGTGTGAAPVVAEVAKELGILTVAVVTKPFMFEGRRLKIAQAGIEALAHNVDSLIIIPNEKLMQVLGDDVSVLDAFRSANDVLHGAVAGIAEVISSPGLVNVDFADVRTVMSEMGMAMMGSARAQGSQRARLAAEQAVKSPLLEDVNLHGARGVLVNITANQSLKMKEIHEVMNTIREFTAEDATVIFGAVFDENMAEDLRVTVVATGLGMPSVAKQPKPQIQVVRTGTDPVPSPMAADVVDYGALDQPAVLRRRRDATVEAMKASGVDLLDIPAFLRKQAD; this is translated from the coding sequence ATGTTTGAGATTCTCGATAGTCAATCCCAGGATGCAGTCATCAAGGTCATCGGCGTGGGCGGCTGCGGCGGCAACGCCGTGGACCACATGATCGAAAGCGGCCTCACCGGCGTGGAATTCATCGCCGCCAACACCGACGCCCAGGCCCTAGCCAAGAGTCGCGCCAGCTCCAAGCTGCAGATTGGTGCCTCCATCACTAAGGGACTGGGGGCCGGAGCCAATCCCGAGATCGGCCGCGAGGCCGCACTGGAGGACCGGGAAGCCATCGCCGAGGCGATCGACGGTGCCGACATGCTGTTCATCACCGCGGGCATGGGCGGGGGCACCGGCACCGGTGCCGCGCCGGTTGTGGCGGAAGTGGCCAAGGAACTGGGCATCCTCACCGTGGCTGTGGTGACCAAGCCCTTCATGTTCGAGGGCCGGCGCCTGAAGATCGCGCAAGCCGGCATCGAGGCCCTGGCCCACAACGTGGACTCGCTGATCATCATTCCCAACGAAAAGCTGATGCAAGTGCTGGGCGATGACGTCTCGGTGCTGGACGCCTTCCGTTCTGCCAATGACGTGCTGCACGGGGCGGTGGCCGGCATTGCCGAGGTGATCAGCTCGCCGGGCCTGGTGAACGTGGACTTCGCGGACGTGCGCACGGTGATGAGCGAGATGGGCATGGCCATGATGGGTTCGGCGCGCGCCCAGGGCAGCCAGCGTGCACGGCTGGCCGCCGAGCAGGCGGTCAAGAGCCCGCTTTTGGAAGACGTCAACCTGCATGGGGCGCGCGGCGTTCTGGTCAACATCACCGCCAATCAGTCGCTGAAGATGAAGGAGATCCACGAGGTTATGAACACCATCCGCGAGTTCACCGCGGAGGACGCGACCGTCATCTTCGGCGCGGTGTTCGACGAAAACATGGCGGAGGATCTGCGCGTGACGGTGGTCGCCACCGGCCTTGGCATGCCTTCGGTGGCCAAGCAGCCCAAGCCCCAGATCCAAGTGGTGCGCACCGGCACCGATCCCGTTCCCTCGCCCATGGCGGCGGACGTGGTGGATTACGGTGCGCTGGATCAGCCGGCGGTGCTGCGCCGGCGCCGCGATGCGACGGTAGAAGCCATGAAGGCGAGTGGGGTGGACTTGCTCGACATCCCCGCCTTCCTGCGCAAGCAGGCGGATTGA
- the ftsA gene encoding cell division protein FtsA — MAKGKDQKNLIVGLDIGTSKVVALVAEVLPEGRLEVVGLGEAPSRGLKKGVVVNIDSTVNSIQRALEDAELMADCKIREVYAGIAGSHIRSMNSHGMVAIKDKEVTQADVDRVIETARAVNIPMDQQILHILTQEFIIDGQEGVREPLGMSGVRLEAKVHIVTGAVSAAQNIIKCVKRTGLEVRDLILQPLASSMAVLSEDEKELGVCLLDIGGGTSDIAVFTHGAIQHTAVIPIAGDQITNDIAMALRTPTKEAEDLKRAHGCALRQLASPTDMVNVPSVGERGARQLSRQTLAEVIEPRVEELYSLVQAELRRSGFEDLISSGIVLTGGSSLIEGMVELGEEVFHMPVRLGLPQYVGGLQEVVRNPRYATGVGLLLAGLEQYQRHQLARLKSSSLQQIFERMKAWFQGF; from the coding sequence ATGGCCAAAGGGAAAGACCAGAAGAATCTGATCGTGGGACTGGACATCGGCACCTCCAAGGTGGTGGCCCTGGTGGCGGAAGTGCTGCCCGAGGGCCGCTTGGAAGTGGTGGGTCTGGGCGAGGCGCCATCCCGCGGGCTGAAGAAGGGCGTGGTGGTGAACATCGACTCCACCGTGAATTCCATCCAGCGCGCCCTGGAAGATGCCGAGCTGATGGCGGATTGCAAGATCCGCGAGGTCTATGCCGGCATCGCCGGCAGCCACATCAGGAGCATGAACTCGCACGGGATGGTGGCCATCAAGGACAAGGAGGTAACCCAGGCCGATGTGGACCGGGTGATCGAAACCGCGCGCGCGGTGAACATCCCCATGGATCAGCAGATCCTGCACATCCTCACCCAGGAATTCATCATCGATGGCCAAGAGGGTGTGCGCGAACCTCTTGGCATGAGTGGCGTGCGCCTGGAGGCCAAGGTCCACATCGTGACCGGCGCGGTGTCCGCGGCCCAGAACATCATCAAGTGCGTCAAGCGCACCGGACTCGAGGTGCGCGATCTCATCCTGCAGCCCCTGGCATCCAGCATGGCGGTGTTGTCGGAGGACGAAAAGGAACTGGGCGTGTGCCTGCTGGACATCGGCGGTGGTACCAGCGACATCGCCGTGTTTACCCATGGCGCCATCCAACACACCGCGGTGATTCCCATCGCCGGCGACCAGATCACCAACGACATCGCCATGGCCCTGCGCACACCTACCAAGGAAGCCGAGGACTTGAAGCGCGCCCATGGCTGTGCCCTGCGCCAACTGGCCAGCCCCACCGACATGGTGAACGTGCCCAGCGTGGGTGAGCGTGGCGCACGGCAACTGTCGCGCCAGACCCTGGCGGAAGTGATCGAGCCACGCGTGGAAGAACTCTATTCCTTGGTGCAGGCGGAGCTTAGGCGTAGCGGTTTCGAAGACCTGATTTCATCCGGCATCGTGCTCACCGGCGGTTCCAGTCTGATCGAGGGCATGGTGGAACTGGGTGAGGAAGTGTTCCACATGCCGGTGCGTCTGGGTCTGCCCCAGTACGTCGGCGGGCTCCAGGAGGTGGTGCGCAATCCACGCTACGCCACCGGGGTGGGCCTGTTGCTGGCTGGTCTCGAGCAATACCAGCGGCACCAGCTCGCGCGGCTCAAAAGCTCGTCGCTGCAACAGATTTTCGAACGCATGAAGGCGTGGTTCCAGGGCTTTTGA
- a CDS encoding cell division protein FtsQ/DivIB, which yields MWRKHIDKGDLQRRPMAAPGSNFLVLSQWDRAQLMLWLANLLYALAAILLVYALLFLVIHLPVFPLRHVEVKGELRHVTYQQVSYIVTREFKGNFFTLDLARITQAFEKLPWVRHASLRRQWPDRLEVTLEEHVALARWAAGGLVNTRGEVFQAASDEPLPLFDGPEGAAREMVQHYEVFRSALAPAGLKPVAVHLNARRAWELKLDNGLLVALGREQVAARLSRFARHYAATVGQLSQAVAYVDLRYPNGFAVRLGAPAGKV from the coding sequence ATGTGGCGTAAGCACATCGACAAGGGCGATCTTCAGCGGCGGCCCATGGCCGCGCCGGGATCCAATTTCCTGGTGCTGTCCCAGTGGGATCGTGCCCAGCTCATGTTGTGGCTGGCCAATCTGCTCTATGCCCTGGCAGCCATTCTGCTCGTCTATGCGCTGCTGTTTCTCGTGATCCATTTGCCGGTGTTTCCGTTACGCCATGTCGAGGTGAAGGGCGAGCTGCGCCATGTCACCTACCAACAGGTGAGCTACATCGTCACCCGCGAGTTTAAGGGCAATTTCTTCACCCTCGATCTAGCGCGCATCACCCAGGCCTTTGAGAAGCTGCCCTGGGTACGCCACGCCAGTCTGCGCCGGCAATGGCCGGATCGGCTGGAAGTGACGCTGGAGGAACATGTGGCGCTGGCGCGCTGGGCGGCGGGCGGGCTGGTGAACACACGCGGCGAGGTGTTCCAGGCCGCCTCCGACGAGCCGCTGCCACTGTTTGACGGGCCAGAGGGCGCGGCGCGGGAGATGGTGCAGCACTACGAGGTGTTCCGTAGTGCGCTGGCGCCAGCGGGACTCAAACCGGTGGCGGTGCACCTGAACGCGCGCCGCGCTTGGGAATTGAAACTCGACAACGGGCTGTTGGTGGCCCTGGGGCGGGAGCAGGTGGCGGCGCGCCTTTCGCGTTTCGCCCGGCATTACGCGGCCACCGTGGGACAGCTGTCCCAGGCGGTGGCCTACGTGGATCTGCGCTACCCAAACGGCTTCGCCGTGCGCCTGGGCGCGCCGGCCGGCAAGGTGTGA
- a CDS encoding D-alanine--D-alanine ligase — translation MTPERFGKVAVLCGGRSAEREVSLKSGGAVLAALKARGVDAHAFDPLQRPLAELAGFNRAFIALHGRYGEDGTIQGLLELMGIPYTGSGVLASALAMDKWRTKMIWQAAGIPTPRYALLDADSDFDAVVRELGLPLMVKPASEGSSIGMSKVVHARDLPAAWELAARHDRLVIAEAFVTGAEYTAGILGERALPLIRLETPRSFYDYDAKYLANDTRYIVPCGLPPEREQALQALALRAFHILGCRGWGRADFIVDEQGTPYFLEMNTAPGMTDHSLVPMAARQAGLSFEELVLRILELARLEKDDVA, via the coding sequence ATGACACCAGAACGATTCGGAAAAGTCGCGGTGCTATGCGGTGGGCGTTCGGCCGAGCGCGAGGTTTCCCTGAAGAGCGGCGGCGCCGTACTCGCCGCGCTCAAGGCGCGCGGCGTGGACGCCCACGCCTTTGATCCTCTACAGCGCCCTCTGGCCGAACTCGCAGGCTTTAACCGCGCCTTCATCGCCCTGCACGGACGCTACGGGGAGGATGGCACCATCCAGGGGCTGTTGGAGCTGATGGGCATTCCTTATACCGGCAGCGGAGTGCTCGCCTCGGCGTTGGCCATGGACAAGTGGCGCACCAAGATGATCTGGCAGGCGGCGGGTATTCCCACTCCGCGCTACGCCCTGCTGGACGCGGACAGTGATTTCGATGCGGTGGTGCGCGAGCTGGGATTGCCCCTCATGGTCAAGCCCGCCAGCGAGGGCTCGTCCATCGGCATGAGCAAAGTGGTGCACGCTAGAGATTTGCCTGCCGCCTGGGAGCTCGCCGCGCGCCACGACCGCTTGGTGATCGCCGAGGCCTTCGTCACCGGCGCGGAGTACACCGCGGGCATCCTGGGTGAGCGGGCGCTGCCCCTGATCCGACTGGAGACACCGCGCAGCTTCTACGACTACGACGCCAAGTATCTGGCCAACGATACCCGTTACATCGTGCCCTGTGGCTTGCCACCCGAACGGGAGCAGGCCTTGCAGGCGCTTGCATTGCGTGCCTTCCACATCCTCGGCTGCCGCGGCTGGGGCCGTGCCGATTTCATCGTGGACGAGCAGGGCACACCTTATTTCCTCGAAATGAATACCGCGCCCGGGATGACCGATCACAGCCTGGTACCGATGGCGGCACGTCAGGCCGGACTGTCCTTTGAAGAGCTGGTCCTGCGCATCCTGGAACTGGCCCGGCTGGAGAAGGACGATGTGGCGTAA